The genomic DNA ACACAGGATTTACAGCAAGCGAGCTGGCCCATGAGCTCATGAAGAGAGGGGTCATAGTTCGTGACTGCACATCATTCAAGGGTCTTGATGAATACTGGATTAGGATAAGCATCTGCACCCTTGAGGAAGATGAAAGATTTATTGAAATATTGAAAGAGGTCTTAAGCTAATGTATGTGGGCGGTAGCGTAATATCCTCTGTTGAGTTCCATGGCAACATGAGCCTGGTGATTTTCATGTCAAAATGTCCTTTGGCATGCAGATACTGCCACAATGTGGAACTTTTGGAGGACAGCACTGAAAAATCATTGGATGAAATAAAGCAGGAAATAGATTCATCAGCAGATTTTTTAGATGCTATTGTCATTTCAGGTGGAGAACCGTTAGTACAGCCGGATGCAGTAATTGACATATTTACCTATGTAAAGGAGATAGGTCTTAAAACAAAACTGGATACAAGTGGAATCTATCCGGAAAACCTTAAAAAGATTATAGATCTGGGTTTGGTGGATTACATTTCACTTGATGTAAAAACAACATTTTCAAAATACCGCAAAATCACAGGAGCAAACGTCGGTTTTCAGGTCAAAAAATCAATGGACCTGATTAACCAGGCAGGAATTCATCTTGAAATCCGAACAACATATGTTCCGACATTGCATACTAAAAAGGATATCATGAATCTTGTCGATGAAATCGAAGCTGAAATCTATACCATTCAGCAGTTCAGAAACAAGAACGTGCTTGATCCTGCTTTGGAAAAAGTTGAAGTTCCAAACCCTCATGATTTGGTAGACCTTGCACGCGAAATCAAGCCGTACTTTGATGGCGTCGTCAAGGTCAAGTCAGGGGAGTTCGGTGAACAGGTAATTTAGGGAAGTGTTATATGCCAATTTTATCCTTTTCAAGTAATGATATTGAAGTTATCACTGGTAAGAAAACCAGAACCATCAGAAAAGCATGGAAAACACCACTTAAGGTAGGTGACAGATTATATTGTTACTGGAATCTTGTTTCCAAGGAAAAGATGAAGATTTTTGAAGCTTTTGTTACCGGAATCGAAAGCATTCCATTTTCCGAAATCAAGGACAATGACGAGCTTGCAAGAGAGGAAGGATTTGAGGACTCAAAGGACATGCTCAGGGAATTCAAGAAGATGTATGGTGGAAGAATCGACCCTGATGAGGAGTTCCAGATAATATACTTCGAAAAGATTGACATTGATGACTGGAGAGGAGACAAGATTGATGAAAAGGCAATGATTACCAAAAGGGCTGATATTCTTTTTGACAGCGGTAAGTTTGACAAGTCAACAATGTGTTATGAGGCTGCACTGAGACTTGACCCTCATGACGTATACCTTTTAAACAAGCAGGGGGATAACCTTTCAAGGCTTGGAAAGTTCATTGAGGCCATCGAATGTTACGACAAGGCTCTTGAATACGAGCCGGATAACATTTACATTTTAAACAACAAGGCAATCGCACTTCTGAACTCAGGCAACATCAATGAGGCTCTTAAGGTCAGCAATATCGCATACAACTATCGTCCGAGCAGCCCTATAGTTCTCTATTGGAGAGGATTCATTCTGGAAATGCTTGGAAGATATGATGATGCGCTGAGGGTATATGACAAGCTTATAGTCATTGACAGTGAAAATCCAGAGGTTTGGAATTCACGCGGAAACCTCTTAAGTGACATGGGACTTTTGGAGGAGGCAATCGAGTCCTTCGACAAGGCTGTTGAGGTATGTCTTGACGATTCTGAGGTAGATGCCGCCGCAATCAATCGTATGGGCAATGCATATATTGATTTGGGTAAGTTCGATGAGGCACTGGAATGCTTTAACCGAGCCATATCTCTTGAAAAAAACAACATCGACTTTCTGCTCAATAAGGGTGTTGTTTTGATGGAGCTTGGAAAGTTCGAAGAGGCCGTCGAGAGTTTCAATATGGTGCTTTTGAGAAGCCCTGACAATGAGGATGCGTTCTTCCTGAAAGAGGAATGTCTCGAATATTTCTAGTGACATGTAGATTGTCACGCAAAAACATTTAGTTTTCAATAATCGAAGTTATTATATTAAAAATAGCTTTCATTAAATTAACTTTTTTTAGAAAAATTAGTATTTGCTTTATCGCAAATCTTATTAAAATAAAAGAAAAAATGGAGTAGAATTATTTTTTGTATTTTTTTATTAAACCCATACCCCAATCTGTCATTTCATCAGCTTTTTCCTGTGAGTCGGACTCTGAAAAGCATCTGAAAATCGGTTCTGTTCCTGATGGTCTGATGATTACCCAACCGTCATCCTTAAGGATTTTGACACCGTCTGTAAGGTCAAGTTCGAAATCGGTTGTGGTTTTAATCTCATCTGCAATGCTTTTCATTACAAATTCCTTTTCATCGTCCGGACATTCGATTTTCATCTTGCTTGCGTAATAGACAGGAAGTTCTGCTACAAGTTCTGATACCGGCTTTTTGGATTTTGCAACAATCTCAAGGATTTTGGCAACGGTCATGACTGCATCCCTTCCGTAAACGAAATCAGGGAAAATTAGTCCTCCGTTTTCTTCTCCACCAAACAGGCCGTCAGTGTCTTTCAGCTTACGTGCAACAAGAAGGTCTCCAACAGCGGTGGCTATTACCTCTCCGTTGTACTCCTCTGCAATGTCATAGATTGCCTGTGAGGTTGCAACTGTGGTCACAATGGTTCCTCCATTGTTTTCCTTAAGCATT from uncultured Methanobrevibacter sp. includes the following:
- a CDS encoding anaerobic ribonucleoside-triphosphate reductase activating protein, coding for MYVGGSVISSVEFHGNMSLVIFMSKCPLACRYCHNVELLEDSTEKSLDEIKQEIDSSADFLDAIVISGGEPLVQPDAVIDIFTYVKEIGLKTKLDTSGIYPENLKKIIDLGLVDYISLDVKTTFSKYRKITGANVGFQVKKSMDLINQAGIHLEIRTTYVPTLHTKKDIMNLVDEIEAEIYTIQQFRNKNVLDPALEKVEVPNPHDLVDLAREIKPYFDGVVKVKSGEFGEQVI
- a CDS encoding tetratricopeptide repeat protein, giving the protein MPILSFSSNDIEVITGKKTRTIRKAWKTPLKVGDRLYCYWNLVSKEKMKIFEAFVTGIESIPFSEIKDNDELAREEGFEDSKDMLREFKKMYGGRIDPDEEFQIIYFEKIDIDDWRGDKIDEKAMITKRADILFDSGKFDKSTMCYEAALRLDPHDVYLLNKQGDNLSRLGKFIEAIECYDKALEYEPDNIYILNNKAIALLNSGNINEALKVSNIAYNYRPSSPIVLYWRGFILEMLGRYDDALRVYDKLIVIDSENPEVWNSRGNLLSDMGLLEEAIESFDKAVEVCLDDSEVDAAAINRMGNAYIDLGKFDEALECFNRAISLEKNNIDFLLNKGVVLMELGKFEEAVESFNMVLLRSPDNEDAFFLKEECLEYF